One Streptomonospora salina genomic window, CCCGCAGCGGCTGCTCCACGGAAAACCGTCGCGTGCACGGATCACCGGTTTCCACGATTCGCCGGTTTTCCGCCCAAACGGTGCAGCATTTCGACGCGCGGGCTGCGGATACGCCCCGCCCGCCCTGCCCCGGATATGCCATGATCGCACTCGGACGCACGCGAGGGCCTGATCCGACGGCCGGCGCAATGCGTATCGGCCCTTCGTCCGCACTGGTCACACGGGACGGGGACGGCGCAATCCTCCGGTGGCCAGATGAAAGGAGAATCCGATGCTGCAGAATCTCAGCCGCAGGCTCGGACTCGACACGAATCCGTTCATCTTTTCGGTTGCCGCGGCCTTGACGGTGCTTTTCGTCGTCGCGTCGATCGTGTTCACCGACGCCATCGACGCCCTGTTCGGCCGCGCATCGGGGTGGATCCTCACCAACCTCGGCTGGTTCTACATCCTGGGCGTCACGACGTTCCTGATCTTCCTCATCGCACTGGGTCTGACCCGGTACGGCCGCGTGCGGCTGGGCGGCAGCGACGAACGCCCCGAGTACAGCACGGTCTCGTGGTTCGCCATGCTGTTCGCGGCCGGTATCGGGACGATCCTGATGTTCTGGGGCGTCGCCGAGCCCATCAGCCACTTCGCCGAGCCGCCGCAGGGCGCCGTTCAGCCGGAGTCGGTCGCGGCCGCCGAGCAGGCGATGGGCTACACCCTGTACCACTTCGGCCTGCACACCTGGACGATCTTCTGCCTGCCCGCGCTGGCGTTCGCCTACTTCATCTACAAGCGCGGTCTGCCGGTGCGGGTGAGCTCCATCTTCCACCCCTTCCTCGGCGACCGGATCAACGGTCCCATCGGACGGATCATCGACATCACGGCGGTCATGGGCACCCTGTTCGGCGTCGCCGTCTCGCTGGGCCTGGGCACGCTGCAGATCAACAGCGGGCTGTCCGCGCTGTTCGGCACGGCCGAGTCCAAGACCGTGCAGGTGATCATCATCGGGGTGATCACGGCCATCGCCGTCACGTCGGTCTCCCTCGGTCTCGACCGGGGCGTGCGGCGCCTGTCGAACATCAACATCCTGCTGGCGATCGGCCTGCTGCTGTTCATCGTCGCCACCGGATCGCCCCTCTACCTGATCCGGGGGGTCGTCGAGAGCGTCGGCATCTACGCCAACTGGCTGGTGCCGCTGTCCTTCTGGAACGACACGTTCGGCCACAGCGGCTGGCAGGGCGACTGGACCGTCTTCTACTGGGCGTGGACCATCACCTGGTCGCCGTTCGTCGGCATCTTCATCGCGCGCATTTCCAAGGGGCGCACGCTGCGCCAGTTCGTATTCGGCGTACTCGGC contains:
- a CDS encoding BCCT family transporter; translation: MLQNLSRRLGLDTNPFIFSVAAALTVLFVVASIVFTDAIDALFGRASGWILTNLGWFYILGVTTFLIFLIALGLTRYGRVRLGGSDERPEYSTVSWFAMLFAAGIGTILMFWGVAEPISHFAEPPQGAVQPESVAAAEQAMGYTLYHFGLHTWTIFCLPALAFAYFIYKRGLPVRVSSIFHPFLGDRINGPIGRIIDITAVMGTLFGVAVSLGLGTLQINSGLSALFGTAESKTVQVIIIGVITAIAVTSVSLGLDRGVRRLSNINILLAIGLLLFIVATGSPLYLIRGVVESVGIYANWLVPLSFWNDTFGHSGWQGDWTVFYWAWTITWSPFVGIFIARISKGRTLRQFVFGVLGLPTAFTVIWFSVFGLSAFDIQMNGTGGLVREVVEQEDIPGALFAFLENYPLTTLISGLAVVIVAIFFTTSSDSASLVIDMLCSGTEQAGPVRQRVFWAVTEGIVAATLLAATGQSGLDALTTVIIVVGLPFFVMGFLMMVALMKALSEDCRQPRSPEITA